In one Romboutsia lituseburensis genomic region, the following are encoded:
- a CDS encoding DNA-binding response regulator: MQSTSARTNIVINDEINIDKSRKHLTNLHSGSEGYITIAKKDQNYSQWHYKKDDLLENTEDIINGINAYVSQNTFYRPQRRIENIKELRAVYIDIDCYNSKYTKEAVKYFLENDLYGSKIPVPNYLIDSGRGLYYIILIKPVPSMALPLWYAVQRYLYNVLKPFGADANALDPTRVLRIVGTLNSKSGTCVEVLDSNNYEYSLREIQEGYLPEISQKKKSKGRPKKMVSLFTEYSLYYSRVMDIIKICELRDYDVEGHREVILFLYRYFSACFTEDTDEALRRALELNAKFKKPLPENEVIQDTKSATRAYENRLYKYTNATLIKILDIREIEQRSLSSIIGTKEKYRRNNERRYNLIRNEKGLTKKQQELEDLKLKIIKLKNEGVKNKEISKELDIPLKTLERHITKMRKNKEI, from the coding sequence ATGCAATCAACTAGTGCAAGGACTAATATAGTAATTAATGATGAAATTAATATAGATAAATCAAGGAAACATTTAACAAATTTACATAGTGGTAGTGAAGGTTATATAACTATAGCTAAAAAAGACCAAAACTATAGCCAATGGCATTATAAAAAAGATGATTTATTAGAGAATACAGAAGATATTATCAATGGTATTAATGCTTATGTATCTCAAAATACTTTTTATAGACCGCAAAGAAGAATAGAGAATATAAAGGAGCTTAGAGCTGTTTATATTGATATAGATTGTTACAATTCAAAATATACTAAAGAAGCAGTTAAGTATTTTTTAGAAAATGATTTATATGGTAGTAAAATACCAGTACCAAATTACTTAATAGATAGTGGAAGGGGTCTTTATTATATTATTTTAATAAAACCAGTTCCAAGCATGGCATTACCTCTATGGTATGCAGTTCAAAGGTATTTATATAATGTTTTAAAACCTTTTGGAGCAGATGCCAATGCACTAGATCCTACTAGAGTTTTAAGAATAGTGGGAACTTTAAATTCAAAGAGTGGTACTTGTGTTGAGGTTTTAGATTCAAACAATTATGAATACTCATTAAGAGAAATTCAAGAAGGTTATTTACCTGAAATATCTCAAAAGAAAAAGTCTAAAGGTAGACCCAAAAAAATGGTGAGTCTTTTTACTGAATATAGCCTTTATTATTCGAGGGTTATGGATATAATCAAGATTTGTGAGCTAAGGGACTATGATGTAGAAGGACATAGAGAGGTTATATTATTTTTATATAGATATTTCTCAGCTTGTTTTACAGAAGACACAGATGAAGCTTTAAGAAGAGCTTTAGAGTTAAATGCTAAGTTTAAAAAGCCATTACCTGAAAATGAAGTAATTCAAGATACTAAATCAGCCACAAGGGCTTATGAGAATAGATTATATAAATATACCAATGCTACATTAATTAAAATACTTGATATACGTGAAATTGAGCAAAGAAGCTTAAGTAGTATTATAGGTACTAAGGAAAAGTATAGAAGAAATAATGAAAGAAGATACAACTTAATTAGGAATGAAAAAGGATTAACTAAGAAACAGCAGGAGCTAGAGGACCTAAAGTTAAAAATAATTAAATTAAAAAATGAGGGTGTTAAAAATAAAGAAATTTCTAAAGAATTAGATATACCGTTGAAAACACTAGAGAGACATATAACCAAGATGAGAAAAAATAAAGAAATTTAA
- a CDS encoding DnaJ domain-containing protein: MSSRIEDYYNILGVSKESSEQEIKKAYKELAKKYHPDKHVDNDLAHLAEEKFKEINEAYEYFKKNEYKHNIYKDNAEDTMYYKSEYKTYSTQQSKDNSKSNDILNIIFGLLSILFRFCTEIISFFMRLGLFYIVIIIIVIILSMLGI, encoded by the coding sequence TTGAGTAGTCGAATAGAAGATTATTATAATATATTAGGAGTCTCAAAAGAATCATCAGAGCAAGAAATAAAAAAAGCATATAAGGAGTTGGCAAAAAAGTACCATCCAGACAAACATGTTGACAATGATTTAGCTCATTTAGCAGAAGAAAAGTTTAAAGAAATTAATGAAGCCTATGAATATTTCAAAAAAAATGAGTATAAACATAATATATACAAAGATAATGCAGAAGACACAATGTATTATAAATCAGAGTATAAAACTTATTCAACTCAACAATCAAAAGATAATAGTAAGAGTAATGATATTTTAAATATTATATTTGGGCTACTATCAATTTTATTTAGATTTTGTACAGAGATTATAAGTTTTTTTATGAGATTGGGATTGTTTTATATAGTAATAATAATAATAGTTATTATACTTTCTATGTTAGGTATATAG
- a CDS encoding Mor transcription activator family protein, with protein MKLKISDLPPQFENIARKLGIEKAKWLFEEFGGTSVYFPTEKMIYKEARDREIISEYNGFNHKELAAKYDMSESYIRAIINRHKKSA; from the coding sequence ATGAAGCTTAAAATAAGTGACTTACCTCCACAATTTGAAAATATAGCTAGAAAATTAGGAATAGAAAAAGCTAAATGGCTATTTGAAGAATTTGGAGGGACATCTGTGTACTTTCCTACTGAAAAGATGATATACAAGGAAGCTAGAGATAGAGAGATTATATCTGAGTACAATGGTTTTAATCATAAAGAATTAGCAGCTAAATACGATATGTCTGAAAGTTACATAAGAGCAATTATAAATAGGCATAAGAAAAGTGCTTAA
- a CDS encoding YvrJ family protein, which translates to MELDLMQLVANLGFPAIVTMYLLVRIEGKLDGLSSSINSLSSNIKELNSRM; encoded by the coding sequence ATGGAATTAGATTTAATGCAACTGGTGGCTAATTTAGGATTTCCTGCTATCGTGACCATGTATCTATTGGTCCGAATCGAAGGGAAACTCGATGGGCTAAGTTCAAGTATAAATTCATTAAGCTCAAATATTAAAGAATTAAATAGTAGAATGTAA
- a CDS encoding DUF2922 domain-containing protein, which translates to MESNVEVKLLMTFATELGKKVSLYVTDPKDGITKSEIKSVMDLILAKNIFAPNGDDLKTVVEAKVVQTETTDYDLVVA; encoded by the coding sequence ATGGAAAGTAACGTAGAAGTTAAATTATTAATGACATTTGCTACAGAGTTAGGAAAAAAGGTAAGTTTGTATGTAACTGATCCAAAAGATGGTATAACAAAATCAGAAATAAAATCAGTTATGGATCTAATACTAGCTAAAAATATATTTGCTCCAAATGGAGATGATTTAAAAACTGTTGTTGAAGCAAAAGTTGTTCAAACAGAAACTACTGATTATGATTTAGTAGTTGCATAA
- a CDS encoding DUF1659 domain-containing protein: protein MDNQNEVSLQNESREASNIVEIKNPSTLKMRFNHGEGENGKIITKTRSYSHLKPTAKGIDVFNVAKALESLQQHSVLEIIKQDNTSLNP from the coding sequence ATGGATAACCAAAACGAAGTTAGCTTACAAAATGAATCAAGAGAGGCTTCAAATATAGTAGAAATTAAAAATCCATCAACATTAAAAATGAGATTTAATCATGGCGAAGGTGAGAATGGAAAAATAATAACAAAGACAAGATCATATTCACACTTAAAACCAACTGCAAAAGGTATTGATGTATTCAATGTTGCTAAGGCATTAGAATCACTTCAACAACATTCTGTTCTTGAAATAATAAAACAAGATAACACAAGCTTAAATCCATAA